TGCACGAGGCCGACGAGCACGAGGCCCATGTCGAGCCCAAGGCCGACGAGCACGAGGCCGACGTCGAGCGCCGCTCCGCCTGGATGCACGAGGCCGACGAGCACGAGGCCGACGTCGAGCGCCGCGCCCCTCGATGCACGAGGCCGACGAGCTGGGGCCGGCGTCCGGCGAGCACGAGGCCCACGTCGAGCGCCGCGCACCCTCGCATGGGGTGCCATCCTGACGACGTTCGAGGTTGTTCCGGGGGTTCGTTCATCCGTTCCGGAATCGTTCCGGAATCGTTCAGACCCCCCTCGAAAGGGGGTGTTTCGGTGCGCTTGAAGGGGGGACCGGCGAAGGGCGACCCCTGAAAATCCGCGGAAATCCGGGGGTCGCCTGCTAGGGTGTTCCTCCGCCCCCCTTCACCCCCGGACCAGGCACGGCCTGGACCGAGGGTGGAAGAACTGCGCATCGCGCAGTTCTTCCAACGGGAGAGGGCAAGACCATCCACGACCTTGCCCGCCAAAGCGGTGACCCCCCAACGCAAGTTTCTTGCGCAAGCTGTCGGATCCTCGTCATCCGCCACGCGGTCGGGTATCCTCCCGAGGCTGTGAACGTCGAACAACGAATCGCGGCGCTCGAAGCGCTCCTCGAGAAGGTCCAGAAGAACGCTGCGGCGCCCAGGCCCGAGCGTGTCGGGCTCGGTTCGCTCATCGCGAAGCCCGGGGACGACGTGGTCGGGCCCGCGATCCCCGCGATCAGCGAGGCCGCGACGCCGATCGTCACGAAGAAGCCCGATCTCGGCGAAGACCTCTGGGACGACGGTCCCACGAAGGACGCGCCGCCCCCGAAGGCCGTGGCCATCGCAGCCCCGCTGCCCGGGCTCAAGGAAGGCACCCCGAAGACGCCCCCGGCCGCAGCCGCCAAGCCCATCACCACGGCCGCGAAACCGGCCGTCGTGCCGGGCCCGAAGCCCATCACGCCCGTCACCACGGCCGCCAAACCCGCGCCCATCGCCGCCAAACCACCGGCCATCCCGGGCCCGAAGCCCATCACGCCCGTCACCACGGCCGCGAAGCCCGCGGTGACGCCGGCCGCGACCGCCGCCAAACCCGCGGCGGCGATGCCCAAGCTCACCGCGACGCCGATCGTGACGAAGCCCGCCGCGAAGCCGGTCGACGAGCTCAAGAGGACGATCCCCGGCGTGGGCGACGGCGAAGAGGTGGGCGATTCCCGCCCGGCGCCGCTCCAGGACACGGACGCGATCACCGCGCCGATGAACGCACTCGCGCCCGAGCAGGTCGAGGCGCTCCTCGGCACCGAGAAGAAGCCGGAGACCACGAGCACGGGTTTGCCCTCGGCGATCGACGCCGACGCCGACATCGACGACGCCGAGCCGACGAAGCTCTTCGAGCCCGCCTCGACCTCCAAGCCGAGCGCCGCCCTCGCCGCTGCCCTCGCCAAGACGGCCGAGCCCGAGAAGAAGCCGGAGTCCGTACGCAAGCCGGAGCCCGAGAAGCCCACCCTCGAGACGAAGCCCGAGCCCGAAGCCGCCATCGAGCTCGAGATCGAGGCCGCAGCGCCCGAGAAGAAGCCCGAGATCACGATCGAGCCCGAGGCCGAGAAGAAGCCCGAGCCCGAAGCCGCCATCGAGATCGAGGCCGCAGCGCCCGAGAAGAAGCCGGAGTCCGTGCGCAAGCCGGAGCCCGAGAAGAAGCCCGAGCCCGAGCCCGAGGCCTCCATCGAGCTCGGCGCCGCAGAGCTCGAGCCGAAGCCGGAGCCCGAGAAGAAGCCGACCGCGAAGCCGCCGCTGCCGACGAAGAAGCCGGTGGACGAGGCGAAGCCGATCGCCAAGCCGGAGAAGAAGCCGGTCGTGGCGAAGCCCGTGCCCGAGCCCGAGGAGACGAAGCCGGAGCCGAAGAAGGGCTTGCCGGGCTGGCTCCTCGTGGCCGCGGCGCTCTTGCTCATCGGCGCGGGCGCGTTCGTGGCGATGCAGAAGGGCTGGATCCCCGGCTTGCCCGGCACGACGTTGCCCGGAAACCCGGGCGGCGCCGTGACGCCTCCGCCCACGCCCACGCCCACGGAGACGGTCCAGGCCGCGCCGACCCCCACGGACACCGCAGCAGCCGCGCCGACCGCGACGGACACCGCGGCCGCGCCCCCGGGCAGCGCGTCGGCCGCCCCTGCAGGCAGCGCGTCGGCCGGGCCCGAGGCCAGCGCCGCGCCGACCGCGGAGGCGCCGCCGGCGAAGGATCCGGCGACGCTGCCGCCGACGCGCGGCATCCTGACCGTGACCTCGAACAAGGAGGCGCTCGTCTTCCTGACCGGCAAGCTGGTCGGGAGCACGGGCGAGGCGGTCGAGGTCGATTGTGGTCCGAAGTTCCTGCGTCTCGCCGAGCCCGGCGAGACGAACCCGGTGAAGGCCAAGTGGCTCACGCCGGGCGAGTCGAGGATGATCAACTGCCAGAAGGCAAACGACATGACCATCAACGTGCCCTGAAGGCCCGCCGCGCGACGCGGCGTGACGCGGAGAAGCCTCGAGGTCCACACCTCGGGGCTTCTTCGTTTCAGGGGCACGCGTGATAGGCTCCGCGCCGCATGGACGTGCAGCAAGACGAGCAGCCGTCGGAGGCGCAGGCGGCCGCCCCCGGGACGAACGAGACGAACGAGACGAGCGCAGAGCCCGCGCAAGACGGCCCCTTCCCCGCGCAAAGCCCGCTCGATGGGTCCGCGTTGTCGCCCGTGACGGCGACGCCGCCGAGCGAGATCCCCGAGCTCGCTCGCAAGGCGCGCGCGGCGCAGGAGGCCTGGTCGAAGAAGACGGCGCGGGAGCGGGCGAGCGTGATCGCGCCCGTGAAGCAGCGGCTGCTCGCGCGCGCCGAGGAGATCGCGGACCTCCTGCACCACGAGTGCGGCAAGCCCATCGAGGAGGCCGCGCTCGCCGAGGTGCTGCCGAACGCCGACCTCGTCGACTACTGGACCGATTCGATCGAGGAGCTGCTCGAAGGCACGACGATCGAGCTCGATCCCCTCGCCTACCCGGGCAAGCTCGGGCGGATCCACAAGGCGCCGCGAGGGCTCGTCGGGCTGATCACGCCGTGGAACTACCCCGTGGCGATCCCGCTCCGGACCATCGTCCCGGCGCTGCTCGCCGGCAACGCCGTGCTCTTCAAGCCGAGCGAGGTCACGCCGCGGGCGGGCGCGCTCGTGGCGTCGCTCTTCGAAGGGCTCCTGCCGGACGGGCTGCTCGCGCTCGTGCAAGGCGGCGGCGATGTGGGCGCGGCGATCGTCGACGAGGCAGACGTCGTGGTCTTCACGGGCAGCGTGGCGACGGGCAGGCGCGTGGCGGTGCGCTGCGCCGAGCGGCTGATCCCGTGCTCGCTCGAGCTCGGCGGCAAGGACGCGGCCATCGTGATGGCCGACGCGCCCGTCGAGCGCACGGCGAACGGCATCGTGTGGGGCGCGTTCACGAACGCGGGGCAGAACTGCGCGTCGATCGAGCGCGTGTACGTGGATCGGTCGATCGCCGAGAAGCTCGTGCCGAAGATCGTGGAGCTGACGAAGAAGCTCGAGCCGGGCCGCGACACGGCCGTGCTCACGACCTCGCGGCAATGCGACATCGTGCGGCGTCACCTCGCGGAGGCCGTGGCGAGCGGCGCGGAGGTGCTCGCGGGAGGCGCGCCCGAGGAAGGGTCGCTCGCGTTCGCGCCGACGGTCGTGAAGCTCGATCACGAGGACACGCCGCTCCTGCGCGAGGAGACGTTCGGGCCCCTCCTGCCGATCGTGATCGTGGACGGGGTGGAGGACGCGATCACGCGGGTGAACGCGTCGACGTTCGGGCTGACGACGAGCCTGTGGACGCGGCGCGTGGGCGCGGCGCACGAGCTCGCGCGTAGGCTCAAGACGGGCGTGGTGACGATCAACAACCACGGGTTCACGGCGGCCGTGGCCGCGGCGCCCTGGACGGGCACGGGCGAGAGCGGCTACGGCATCACGAACAGCCCGCACGCCCTCGCCGAGCTGACGCGTCCGCAGTTCGTGCTCGAGGACCGGAGCCGCGCCGCGCGGGAGCTCTGGTGGTACCCGTACACGCCCGTGCTCCGCAAGATCGCCTTCGCGATGGCGCGCGCCCGGGGCGGGGCGGGCCTGTTCGGCCGTATCGCCGCGGTCTTCGAACTCGTCGCCGCGCTGCCGAAGCGCCTGCTCGGAGGTTGACCGTGGAGGACACGCGCCCGCTCATCCTGCTCTCGAACGACGATGGATACGCCTCCGAGGGCCTGCGCGCGCTCGCGCAGGAGCTCGCCCGGTACGGCCGCGTGGTCGTGTGCGCGCCCGAGGTGAACCAGAGCGCGACGAGCCACTCGCTCAGCCTGCACCGGATCTTACGGCTTCGAACGGTCTCCGAGGACGTGTTCGCCATCGACGGGACGCCGGCCGACTGTGTCTACGTCGCGATGCACTCGAACGGCCGGGTCCTCCCGCGCAAGCCCGACCTCGTGGTGTCCGGGATGAACCACGGGCTGAACCTCGGCGTGGACGTGTTCTACTCGGGCACGGTCGCCGCCGCGCGTGAGGGCGCGATGCGCGGGGTGCCGGCGGTCGCGGTGTCGGCCGACGCGAAGGCCGATCGACGCGCCGCGGCTGCGATCGGCGCGCGTATCGCGATGGAGACGCTCGAGGCCTTCCGGCGCTCGCCGGGGGCGCGCGCGCCGCTCTTCAACGTGAACGTCCCGCCGGGCGACGCCTGGCCCGTGCGGCCCACGAAGATCGGCGCGCGCCTCTACACGGAGAGCGTGATCTTCCGGGAAGATCCACGCGGCCAGGAGTACCTCTGGATCGGCGGCGGCGGCGTGCGGCACGATCACGTGCACGGCTCGGACACCGAGGCCTTCGACGAGGGCGCCGTCGGCGTCACACCCCTCACGCTCGACCTCTCGTCGCCCGAGCACCGCGACCTCTGCGTGGCGGCGTGCGCGGCCGTTTCCTTGGGCGAACGCGAAGGCTAGATTCCATCACGATGACCTCGTTCGATCCCGACAAGCTCCCCGGGGCGCACGCGCTCGTGTACCTCGAATCACGGCTCCGCGACGTGCCGGACTTCCCCAAGCCGGGCATCCTGTTCAAGGACATCACGCCGCTGCTCGCGGATCCCCGCGCGCTGCACATCACGATCGATCTGCTCGCGGAGCGGTTCGTCGGCGAGCGAATCGACCTCGTGGTGGGCATCGAGTCGCGCGGGTTCATCTTCGGCGGCGCGGTGGCGACGCGGCTCAACGCGGGCTTCGTGCCCGTGCGCAAGCTCGGCAAGCTGCCGTGGAAGACGGATCGGCTGACGTACGCGCTCGAGTACGGCGAGGCCGAGCTCGAGATGCACGTCGACTCGATCCCACGAGGCGCGCGTGTGCTCATCGTCGACGACGTGCTCGCCACGGGCGGCACGGCGAGCGCGGCCGCGGAGCTCGCGCGCAGGCAAGGCGGCGTCGTCGCGGCCTTCGCGTTCGTGGTGGAGCTCGACTTCCTCGCGGGGCGATCCCGGCTCGACGGCGACGACGACGGCACACGGCCGGCCGTGTACTCGCTCGTGCACGTCGGCGGCTAGCGCCGCCCGATCGCCTCGAAGAACCGCCCGAGGATGGCGCGCCCCGCGACGAGCAGCGCGATCGACGTCCACTCGTTCCGCTG
This DNA window, taken from Polyangium spumosum, encodes the following:
- a CDS encoding aldehyde dehydrogenase family protein gives rise to the protein MDVQQDEQPSEAQAAAPGTNETNETSAEPAQDGPFPAQSPLDGSALSPVTATPPSEIPELARKARAAQEAWSKKTARERASVIAPVKQRLLARAEEIADLLHHECGKPIEEAALAEVLPNADLVDYWTDSIEELLEGTTIELDPLAYPGKLGRIHKAPRGLVGLITPWNYPVAIPLRTIVPALLAGNAVLFKPSEVTPRAGALVASLFEGLLPDGLLALVQGGGDVGAAIVDEADVVVFTGSVATGRRVAVRCAERLIPCSLELGGKDAAIVMADAPVERTANGIVWGAFTNAGQNCASIERVYVDRSIAEKLVPKIVELTKKLEPGRDTAVLTTSRQCDIVRRHLAEAVASGAEVLAGGAPEEGSLAFAPTVVKLDHEDTPLLREETFGPLLPIVIVDGVEDAITRVNASTFGLTTSLWTRRVGAAHELARRLKTGVVTINNHGFTAAVAAAPWTGTGESGYGITNSPHALAELTRPQFVLEDRSRAARELWWYPYTPVLRKIAFAMARARGGAGLFGRIAAVFELVAALPKRLLGG
- the surE gene encoding 5'/3'-nucleotidase SurE, with protein sequence MEDTRPLILLSNDDGYASEGLRALAQELARYGRVVVCAPEVNQSATSHSLSLHRILRLRTVSEDVFAIDGTPADCVYVAMHSNGRVLPRKPDLVVSGMNHGLNLGVDVFYSGTVAAAREGAMRGVPAVAVSADAKADRRAAAAIGARIAMETLEAFRRSPGARAPLFNVNVPPGDAWPVRPTKIGARLYTESVIFREDPRGQEYLWIGGGGVRHDHVHGSDTEAFDEGAVGVTPLTLDLSSPEHRDLCVAACAAVSLGEREG
- a CDS encoding adenine phosphoribosyltransferase, which gives rise to MTSFDPDKLPGAHALVYLESRLRDVPDFPKPGILFKDITPLLADPRALHITIDLLAERFVGERIDLVVGIESRGFIFGGAVATRLNAGFVPVRKLGKLPWKTDRLTYALEYGEAELEMHVDSIPRGARVLIVDDVLATGGTASAAAELARRQGGVVAAFAFVVELDFLAGRSRLDGDDDGTRPAVYSLVHVGG